The following is a genomic window from Mycobacterium parmense.
TGGTCGCGGTGAACCTGCTGGGCTGGCCGCGCGACGTGTTGCCGTTCGAGCTGGCGGCCGAGACGCTGCGCGGCGGGATGGACGTCTGCGCGCTGGCCGGCTGCCACCTGGCCGGCGGGCACAGCGTCGACGACCCGGAACCCAAATACGGGCTGGCGGTCACCGGGATCGCGGACCCGAACCGGTTGCTGCGCAACAACTCCGGCAAGGCGGGTACGCCGCTGTCGCTGACCAAGCCGCTCGGGGTCGGCGTGCTGAACGCCAGGCACAAGGCCACCGGCGAGCGCTTCGAGCAGGCGATCGAGGTGATGACCACCCTCAACGCCGCGGCGGCCGGCGCGGCGCTGGCGGCCGGCGTCGAATGTGCAACGGACATCACGGGTTTCGGTCTGCTGGGACACCTGCACAAGCTGGCGCGGGCCAGCGGCGTCACGGCGGTGATCGAGTCGGCGGCGGTGCCCTACCTGGAGGGCGCGCGCGAGGCGCTGGCGGCCGGCTACGTCAGCGGCGGCACCCGGCGAAACCTCGACTGGGTCGCGCCGCACGCCGACCTGGCGCGGATCGGCGAGGACGACGCTTTGCTGCTCGCCGACGCGCAGACCTCGGGCGGCCTGCTGATCGCCGGGGAGATCCCCGGAGCGCCCGTCATCGGGGAGCTGACGGCGCGCCGCGAGCACACCATCGTGGTCCGCTGACCGGGTGCGGTATCGCGGTGACGCACTAGGGTGAGGGAATGGCACTGCCGAAGATCTTCCTGGAATGGCCCGTCGTGCGTCAGTGGCGTTCACCGGACAAGCTCGGCCGCGGCTCGGCGGTGACCTCCAGGCACACCCGCGCCGTCACCCCGCGCACCACGACGGCCGACCGGGTCGTGCAGAGCATCTGCCCGTACTGCGCCGTGGGATGCGGTCAGCGCGTGTACGTCAAGGACGAGCGCGTCGTCCAGATCGAGGGCGACCCCGACTCCCCGATCTCGCGAGGCCGGCTGTGCCCCAAGGGTTCCGCGAGCGAACAACTGGTGAATTCGCCGGGCCGGCAGCACCACGTGCTCTACCGCGCGCCGCGGGCGACGCAGTGGCAGCCCCTCGAGCTGGACACCGCGATCGACATGATCGCCGACCGCTTCCTGGAGGCCCGCCGCAACAGCTGGCAGGACATCGACAAGAAGGGCAACCTGCTGCGCCGCACCATGGGCATCGCCGCGCTCGGCGGGGCCACGCTGGACAACGAGGAGAACTATCTCATCAAGAAGTTGTTCACGGCCGCGGGCGCCATCCAGATCGAGAACCAAGCCCGTATTTGACACTCCGCCACGGTTCCCGGTCTGGGAGCCTCCTTCGGGCGCGGCGGCGCCACCCAGTCACTGCAAGACATGGCCAATGCCGACTGCATCGTCATCCAGGGCTCCAACATGGCCGAGTGCCACCCGGTGGGATTCCAGTGGGTCGAGGAGGCCAGGGCGCGGGGCGCGCGGATCATCCACGTCGACCCGCGGTTCACCCGGACGTCGGCGGTGTCGGACCGGCACATCCCGATCCGGGCCGGGTCGGACGTGGTGCTGCTCGGCGCCCTGATCAACCACGTCCTTGCCAATGATCTCTGGTTCAAGGAGTACGTGGTCGCCTACACCAACGCCGCGACGCTGATCAACGAGGACTTCAGGGACGCCGAGGACCTCGGCGGTCTGTTCTCCGGCTTCGACCCGCAGACCGGCCAGTACGACACGTCGACGTGGGCCTACGAGGAGGAAGGCAACGGTCAGGTCGAGTCCGCCGGCGGCGGCCACACGCACGGTGCCACCGCCTCGGACAGCGCGGCCGGTCACCAGCAGGGCAGCGGAGGTCCGCCGCTCGCGCACGCCCGCGTGAAGCGCGACGAGACCCTGCAGCACCCGCGAACGGTCTTCCAGATCGTCAAGCGCCACTACGGCCGCTACACCCCGCAGATGGTCACCGAGGTGTGCGGCATCAGCCGCGAGGACTTCGACTACCTCGCGCGCAGTATCGTCGAGAACTCCGGGCGCGAGCGCACCACCTGCTTCGCGTACGCCGTCGGATGGACGCAGCACACCCTCGGTGCCCAATTCATCCGCACCGCAACCATTCTGCAGCTCCTGCTGGGCAACGTCGGCCGGCCCGGCAGCGGCATCATGGCGCTGCGCGGACACGCCACCATCCAGGGCTCCACCGACATCCCCACGCTGTTCAACCTGCTGCCCGGGTACCTGCCGATGCCCAAGGCGGGCATGCACGACACGCTGGACGCCTATCTCAATGCGGTCGGGTCGAAGAGACAGAAGGGCTTCTGGGCCAACGCCGACGCCTACACGGTCAGCCTGCTCAAGGCGTGGTGGGGCGAGGCGGCCACCGAGGACAACGACTGGGCGTACGACTACCTGCCGCGTCTGACCGGCCCGCACGGCACCTACCAGACCCTGATGGGAATGCTGGACGACGAGGTCCAGGGCTACTTCCTGCTGGGCCAGAACCCCGCGGTCGGCTCGGCCCACGGCCGGTTGCAGCGGCTCGGCATGGCCCACCTCAAGTGGCTGGTGGTGCGCGATCTCAACCTCATCGAGTCGGCCACCTGGTGGAAGGACGGGCCGGAGATCGCGTCGGGCGAACTGAAGACCGAGGAGATCGAGACCGAGGTGTTCTTCCTGCCGGCGGCCACCCACGTGGAGAAGGCCGGGTCGTTCACCCAGACCCAGCGGCTGGTGCAGTGGCGGCACAAGGCCGTCGAGCCGCCCGGTCAGTGCCAGAGCGAGTTGCAGTTCTTCTTCGAGCTGGGCAAGCGGATCCGGCAGCGGCTGGCCGGTTCGACCGACGAGCGCGACCGGCCGCTGCTGGACCTGACGTGGGACTACCCGACCGACGAGCACGGCGAGCCAGACGGCGAGGCCGTGCTGGCCGAGATCAACGGCTATCACCTCTCCAACACCGCCGGCCCGAACGCGCGAAAGCCGTTGTCGTCGTACACCGAGATGCGCGCCGACGGGTCGACCGCGGGCGGCTGCTGGATCTACACCGGCGTCTACGCCGGCGCCACCAACCAGGCCGCGCGCCGCGTTCCCCACGGGGGCCCGTCACCGAGCCAGCAGGAATGGGGCTGGGCGTGGCCCGCCGACCGCCGGATCCTCTACAACCGCGCCTCCGCCGACCCGGACGGCAAGCCGTGGAGCGAGCGCAAGCGCTACATCTGGTGGGACGACACCCAACAGCGTTGGGTCGGCTACGACGTGGCCGACTTCCCGGCCGACCGGGCGCCGGGCAGCCGGCCCGATCCCGACGTCGGCGGCCCCGACGCGCTCGCCGGCGACGACCCGTTCGTCATGCAGGCCGACGGCAAGGGCTGGCTGTTCGCTCCGAAGGGTGTCGTCGACGGGCCGCTGCCCACGCACTACGAGCCCCAGGAATCCCCGGTGGCCAACGCGCTGTATCCCCAGCAGCAGAATCCGGCGCGAATCACGTTCCCGCGCAAGGACAATCTCAGCGCACCCAGCGCCGGTGAACCCGGGGCCGAGGTCTACCCCTACGTGTTCACCACCTACCGGCTCACCGAGCACCACACCGCCGGCGGGATGAGCCGGTGGCTGCCCTATCTCTCGGAGCTGCAGCCCGAGATGTTCTGCGAGGTGTCCAAGGAGCTGGCGGCCGAACGCGGACTCGAGCCCTACGGGTGGGCCACCATCGTCTCGCCGCGCGCGGCGATCGAAGCCCGCGTGCTGGTCACCGCGCGCCTGGCGCCGCTGGTGGTCGGCGGCCGCACGGTGCACCAGATCGGCCTGCCGTATCACTGGGGCGTGGGGGGCGACGCGGTGGTCAGCGGGGACGCCGCCAACGACCTCCTCGGCATTACGCTCGACCCCAACGTGCAGATCCAGGAGTCCAAGGCCGGGTCCTGCGACATCCGGCCCGGGCGCCGCCCGCAGGGTGAGGAACTGCTGCGCCTGATCGCCGACTACCAATCCCGTTCGGGCGCAACGGCCGAGACCGGCAACACACGACTGAGCGACGCCGTCTGGAAAGGGGGAGCCGATGGGGCTGCTGAGCGGTCCGAGTGACCCGGCCACCGACGCCGGCTGGGTCGACCCGAAGCCGCGCAAGGGGTTCTTCACCGACACCTCGATCTGCATCGGCTGCAAGGCGTGCGAGGTGGCCTGCAAGGAGTGGAACCGCAACCCGCGCGACGGCGACCTGGAGCTGCTGGGTTCGTCCTACGACAACACGGGCGCGTTGGGCGCCAGCACGTGGCGGCACGTGGCGTTCATCGAGCAGGGCCGGGACCGGATCGCGCAGGCACGCGATTCCGGCCGCGCCCTGATCGATCTGGGGATGCCGGCGCTTCCCGGTGCCGGCGCGGGCGGCGAACCCGTCGCGCCGCCGCACACGCCGGAGTTCCGGTGGCTGATGTCCTCGGACGTGTGCAAGCACTGCACGCACGCCGGCTGCCTGGACGTCTGCCCGACGGGTGCGTTGTTCCGCACCGAGT
Proteins encoded in this region:
- the selD gene encoding selenide, water dikinase SelD, with amino-acid sequence MTYRLTQYAHGGGCACKIPPAELEDVIGGLGVVAPRDPAGELLVGLDGGDDAAVVRLENGTALIATTDFFTPVVDDAYDWGRIAATNALSDVYAMGGRPVVAVNLLGWPRDVLPFELAAETLRGGMDVCALAGCHLAGGHSVDDPEPKYGLAVTGIADPNRLLRNNSGKAGTPLSLTKPLGVGVLNARHKATGERFEQAIEVMTTLNAAAAGAALAAGVECATDITGFGLLGHLHKLARASGVTAVIESAAVPYLEGAREALAAGYVSGGTRRNLDWVAPHADLARIGEDDALLLADAQTSGGLLIAGEIPGAPVIGELTARREHTIVVR
- the fdh gene encoding formate dehydrogenase, with translation MALPKIFLEWPVVRQWRSPDKLGRGSAVTSRHTRAVTPRTTTADRVVQSICPYCAVGCGQRVYVKDERVVQIEGDPDSPISRGRLCPKGSASEQLVNSPGRQHHVLYRAPRATQWQPLELDTAIDMIADRFLEARRNSWQDIDKKGNLLRRTMGIAALGGATLDNEENYLIKKLFTAAGAIQIENQARIUHSATVPGLGASFGRGGATQSLQDMANADCIVIQGSNMAECHPVGFQWVEEARARGARIIHVDPRFTRTSAVSDRHIPIRAGSDVVLLGALINHVLANDLWFKEYVVAYTNAATLINEDFRDAEDLGGLFSGFDPQTGQYDTSTWAYEEEGNGQVESAGGGHTHGATASDSAAGHQQGSGGPPLAHARVKRDETLQHPRTVFQIVKRHYGRYTPQMVTEVCGISREDFDYLARSIVENSGRERTTCFAYAVGWTQHTLGAQFIRTATILQLLLGNVGRPGSGIMALRGHATIQGSTDIPTLFNLLPGYLPMPKAGMHDTLDAYLNAVGSKRQKGFWANADAYTVSLLKAWWGEAATEDNDWAYDYLPRLTGPHGTYQTLMGMLDDEVQGYFLLGQNPAVGSAHGRLQRLGMAHLKWLVVRDLNLIESATWWKDGPEIASGELKTEEIETEVFFLPAATHVEKAGSFTQTQRLVQWRHKAVEPPGQCQSELQFFFELGKRIRQRLAGSTDERDRPLLDLTWDYPTDEHGEPDGEAVLAEINGYHLSNTAGPNARKPLSSYTEMRADGSTAGGCWIYTGVYAGATNQAARRVPHGGPSPSQQEWGWAWPADRRILYNRASADPDGKPWSERKRYIWWDDTQQRWVGYDVADFPADRAPGSRPDPDVGGPDALAGDDPFVMQADGKGWLFAPKGVVDGPLPTHYEPQESPVANALYPQQQNPARITFPRKDNLSAPSAGEPGAEVYPYVFTTYRLTEHHTAGGMSRWLPYLSELQPEMFCEVSKELAAERGLEPYGWATIVSPRAAIEARVLVTARLAPLVVGGRTVHQIGLPYHWGVGGDAVVSGDAANDLLGITLDPNVQIQESKAGSCDIRPGRRPQGEELLRLIADYQSRSGATAETGNTRLSDAVWKGGADGAAERSE